From the Xiphophorus maculatus strain JP 163 A chromosome 20, X_maculatus-5.0-male, whole genome shotgun sequence genome, one window contains:
- the alas1 gene encoding 5-aminolevulinate synthase, nonspecific, mitochondrial: MEVIVRRCPFLACVPQAFFQQSRKSMVTYAQRCPIMMELASKPMAPSMARALCSSTSNQTTEIKTGNVPVVGVESKLPTGHPVPTTGQAVASKCPFLAAEMKQKNSGVVRQVTMEFQEDVEEVRTVQKEISAAKLKQPPLTITSKVGEQSNLMKTLLKQRPKRVTHLLQDNLLGRMSRFQYDDFFEKKIVEKKNDHTYRVFKTVNRLATEFPMADDFTGSLEDKREVSVWCSNDYLGMSRHPRVVKSIMDTLQKHGSGAGGTRNISGTSKFHVELEQELADLHDKDAALLFTSCFVANDSTLFTLAKILPGCEIYSDAGNHASMIQGIRNSGAKKFIFRHNDVAHLRELLEKGDPTKPKIVAFETVHSMDGAVCPLEEMCDLAHEFGAITFVDEVHAVGLYGARGGGIGDRDGVMHKMDIISGTLGKAFGCVGGYIASTSALVDTVRSYAAGFIFTTSLPPMLLAGARQSIQTLKGEEGRMLRRKHQRNVQLLRQMLMDEGLPVVHCPSHIIPVRVANAEKNTEVCDIMMNRHNIYVQAINYPTVARGEELLRIAPTPHHTPEMMKYFVEKLVQTWKESGLGLKPHSSAECNFCQQPLHFELMSEREKSYFSGLSHPISAHA; encoded by the exons ATGGAAGTTATAGTCCGTCGCTGTCCCTTTCTGGCATGCGTGCCACAGGCTTTTTTCCAGCAGTCCAGGAAATCCATGGTGACGTATGCTCAACGATGTCCCATCATGATGGAGCTGGCTTCAAAACCTATGGCTCCATCAATGGCACGGGCCCTGTGCTCTTCAACTTCCAATCAGACGACTGAAATCAAGACTGGAAATG TCCCTGTAGTGGGAGTAGAGTCCAAATTGCCTACTGGTCATCCTGTGCCAACTACAGGCCAGGCGGTGGCTTCCAAATGCCCCTTTCTGGCTGCTGAGATGAAGCAGAAGAACAGCGGTGTGGTCCGCCAGGTTACCATGGAGTTCCAGGAGGATGTCGAGGAAGTGCGCACTGTTCAGAAAG AGATTTCCGCTGCCAAGTTGAAACAGCCACCCTTGACCATCACCAGTAAAGTGGGAGAGCAAAGTAATTTGATGAAGACTCTCCTGAAGCAGCGTCCCAAGAGGGTCACCCACCTGCTGCAGGACAACTTGCTTGGCAGAA TGTCCCGCTTCCAGTACGATGACTTTTTTGAGAAGAAGATAGTAGAGAAGAAGAATGACCACACATACAGGGTGTTTAAGACTGTGAACCGCCTGGCCACTGAATTTCCAATGGCAGACGACTTCACAGGTTCGCTGGAGGATAAGCGGGAAGTGTCCGTCTGGTGCAGCAATGACTACCTGGGCATGAGTCGACACCCTCGAGTCGTAAAGTCCATCAT GGACACTTTACAAAAGCACGGGTCAGGTGCGGGGGGAACCAGAAACATATCTGGGACCAGCAAATTCCACGTGGAGCTGGAACAAGAGCTGGCTGACCTCCACGACAAGGATGCCGCTCTGCTCTTCACCTCCTGCTTTGTTGCCAATGACTCCACACTTTTCACCCTCGCCAAGATTCTTCCTG GTTGTGAGATTTACTCGGATGCAGGCAACCACGCGTCAATGATCCAGGGCATCCGGAACAGTGGTGCTAAGAAGTTTATTTTCCGCCACAACGACGTGGCTCACCTCAGAGAGCTGTTGGAGAAAGGAGACCCCACCAAACCCAAAATTGTGGCGTTTGAGACTGTCCACTCCATGGATG GTGCCGTGTGCCCCTTGGAGGAGATGTGCGACCTGGCTCATGAGTTCGGCGCCATCACCTTCGTTGACGAGGTTCACGCTGTGGGTCTGTACGGGGCCAGAGGAGGAGGAATCGGAGACCGGGATGGCGTAATGCACAAGATGGATATAATTTCAGGAACTCTAG ggAAAGCTTTTGGATGTGTCGGGGGCTACATCGCCAGCACCTCTGCCCTCGTGGACACTGTGCGCTCCTACGCAGCCGGTTTCATTTTCACCACCTCCCTGCCCCCGATGCTTCTGGCCGGGGCCCGCCAGTCGATCCAGACCCTGAAAGGGGAAGAAGGCCGCATGCTGAGACGTAAACATCAGCGCAACGTGCAGCTGCTCAGACAGATGCTGATGGACGAAGGGCTGCCTGTTGTGCACTGCCCTAGCCACATTATCCCCGTTCGG GTGGCAAACgctgagaaaaacacagaggtgTGTGACATCATGATGAATCGCCACAACATCTATGTGCAGGCCATCAACTACCCCACTGTTGCAAGAGGGGAGGAGCTTCTGCGCATTGCCCCAACCCCTCACCATACCCCGGAGATGATGAAATACTTTGTTG agaagCTGGTGCAAACATGGAAGGAGTCGGGCCTCGGACTGAAGCCCCACTCATCGGCAGAATGCAACTTCTGCCAGCAGCCGCTGCACTTTGAGCTGATGAGTGAACGAGAGAAGTCGTACTTCAGTGGCCTCAGTCACCCCATCTCAGCCCACGCATAA